The following proteins come from a genomic window of Sesamum indicum cultivar Zhongzhi No. 13 linkage group LG10, S_indicum_v1.0, whole genome shotgun sequence:
- the LOC105171370 gene encoding protein FANTASTIC FOUR 3: MSTIVCQNLVSCFEMETTTTLKLKVAALPPPGSDLCGSDDDHAPAEVKSKTIPEFGNWGFLQTVPKESGDKESCIYTPPLARKSSFSRLSAKSLELCTENLGSETGSDILTDSSSIFSSPPLSPSSNSTSSYKSFDFDDWKQTTNSSSKNPLHREASSCRKTKNFPPPLTTMSGSSSLQVRRHREDGRLIIEAVEAPFRNSYLQAERSDGRLRLCFLTGSDRAEITTSAAGEEHEEEEEEENGDECGGESTEEEEIEEASSDVEEFDGEINLEMEMEKFQRLSRCCKEEGHGNKGLCSNWKPALWVAIS; encoded by the coding sequence ATGTCAACTATAGTTTGCCAAAATCTTGTGTCTTGTTTTGAGATGGAAACAACCACCACCCTAAAGCTGAAAGTGGCGGCTCTGCCGCCGCCTGGTTCGGACTTGTGCGGAAGTGACGATGATCATGCTCCAGCCGAGGTGAAAAGTAAAACAATTCCTGAATTTGGCAACTGGGGTTTTCTCCAAACAGTCCCTAAGGAATCAGGGGATAAAGAGAGCTGTATCTACACACCCCCTTTGGCAAGAAAGTCTTCATTTTCAAGACTCAGTGCTAAGTCCCTGGAATTATGCACTGAAAATTTAGGAAGCGAAACGGGCAGTGACATCCTAACCGATAGCAGCAGCATTTTCTCCTCGCCGCCACTCAGTCCCTCCTCGAATTCGACGTCGTCCTATAAAAGTTTTGACTTCGATGATTGGAAACAAACGACCAACTCATCATCCAAAAACCCTCTTCACAGGGAGGCGAGTTCTTGCCGGAAAACCAAGAATTTCCCTCCGCCGCTGACGACAATGAGTGGCTCGAGTTCTTTGCAAGTGCGCCGCCACAGAGAAGATGGGAGGCTGATCATTGAAGCGGTGGAGGCCCCGTTTAGGAATTCTTATCTGCAGGCGGAGAGGAGTGACGGCAGACTCAGGCTTTGCTTCTTGACGGGCTCCGACAGGGCGGAGATAACCACCTCTGCCGCCGGAGAAGaacatgaagaagaagaagaagaagaaaatggagatGAATGTGGCGGCGAATCGACGGAGGAGGAAGAAATTGAGGAGGCCAGCAGCGACGTGGAAGAATTTGatggagaaattaatttggaaatggAAATGGAGAAATTTCAAAGGCTGAGTAGGTGTTGCAAGGAAGAAGGGCATGGCAATAAAGGATTGTGCAGTAATTGGAAGCCTGCTCTTTGGGTGGCAATTTCCTGA